In Haloarcula rubripromontorii, the sequence CTGGGACCACTCCTGGTCGACCTGAGCCTTGAACTGGCGCTCTTCCTGCGTGAGGACGAGTCCTTCCAACGCCTCGTGGGCCGTCAGCAGGACCGTGGCCGCCGGGTGTTCGTAGTTCTCGCGGACCTTCAGCCCGAGCATGCGGTCTTCCATCATGTCCGTGCGGCCGATGCCGTGGGCACCCGCCTGCGCGTTGAGTTGCTCGATGAGTTCGACCCCGCCGAGTTCCTCGCCGTCGACGGCGACGGGAACGCCTTCCTCGAAGGCGACTTCGACCAGTTCAGCGTCTTTGTCGGAGGGGTTGTCGGTCCACTTGTAGATGTCGTCGGCTGGGATGGTGCCCGGGTCTTCGAGTTCTGAGCCCTCGATAGAGCGGCTCCAGAGGTTCGTGTCGATGGAGTAGCGACCGCCGTCGCCGCCCTCGACGGGCAGGCCCTTCTCCGCGGCGTACTCGTTTTCCCACTCGCGGGTCAGCCCGAGTTCACGCACCGGCGCGATAACATCGAGGTCCGAGTCGCGCCAGACGGCCTCGAAGCGCAGTTGGTCGTTGCCCTTGCCGGTACAGCCGTGTGCGACGGCCGAACAGCCCTCGTCCTCGGCGACCGAGAGAATGGCTTTGGCGATGACCGGGCGCGCGAGAGCGGTCCCGAGCGGGTAGCCCTGGTAGTCGGCGTTGGCCTTGACGGCCTCCATACAGAGGTCAGCGAACTCCTCGGTGGCGTCGACGACGTGCTGTTCGACGCCCAGCGCCTCGGCGGTTTCCTCGGCCTCCTCGAACTCGTAGTCGGGCTGGCCGACATCGACAGTGACGCCGATGACCTCGTCGTAGCCGTACTCCTCTTTCAGCAGCGATACGCAGACTGTCGTGTCGAGCCCGCCCGAAAAGGCGAGTGCAACGGTTCCGTTTCCTTCTGGCATGGATGTGTTCTGCATTGGTTCCGTGGTGTGCCTGTCGGTTTCTCGATCAAACACCAGATCGAGTATCCCATCGAACCGACGACGACGGCGTCTAGCGACGAAACGAACCAGTCAAGTGAAGAGTAAGTAGTAGTGGGCCTAGAAACGGCCCGGTCGTCGTCGTGGGGAGAAACGGAGGGACCCCTCGCTATCCGCAGCGAGCGTCGTGGAGCGAGAGGTCTGCGTCATGTACTTGCTGCTGTGTGACTCGGGTACTAATAGTTTCCGTGTTCACAGTGGCGTGTGTATGGTCAACAAACACAGTCCCTCAGCAGCCATCACATCGCCCGTAGCGGCCAGCGCCGCCAGACAGACTGGCGTGTGACGAGCTTTGAACGGTGTATTCGGCGTCTCTCTGGCTATTGGCCGGCGTCGACGGTGTCGGGCGCGCCAGCCGGCGGCTCGGTTTCCCCGCCGCTGGTATCCGTCTCGTTGGCTGGCGTCGCGTCGGTATCGTCCGTCCGTTCACTCGCCGGCGTCCGCTCCGGCCCGCCCTCCTGACGGTCGCTTACTTCGGTTCTGTTCGCCGCTTCGGGGCCACGGTCATCGGCACCGTTAGGTCGAGCCTGCTGCCCGACGTTCGGCCCGGCGATGCC encodes:
- a CDS encoding argininosuccinate synthase; protein product: MPEGNGTVALAFSGGLDTTVCVSLLKEEYGYDEVIGVTVDVGQPDYEFEEAEETAEALGVEQHVVDATEEFADLCMEAVKANADYQGYPLGTALARPVIAKAILSVAEDEGCSAVAHGCTGKGNDQLRFEAVWRDSDLDVIAPVRELGLTREWENEYAAEKGLPVEGGDGGRYSIDTNLWSRSIEGSELEDPGTIPADDIYKWTDNPSDKDAELVEVAFEEGVPVAVDGEELGGVELIEQLNAQAGAHGIGRTDMMEDRMLGLKVRENYEHPAATVLLTAHEALEGLVLTQEERQFKAQVDQEWSQKAYQGLVDAPLTGALEAFIDDTNERVTGSVTVKLEGGHCRPVSRESDYAVYSESAASFNEEDVSGGITQQDATGVAKYHGFQSRLANKILEDAKKGAAVTDGSGEDTEE